One Hermetia illucens chromosome 4, iHerIll2.2.curated.20191125, whole genome shotgun sequence DNA segment encodes these proteins:
- the LOC119655503 gene encoding uncharacterized protein LOC119655503, protein MSNTQILFCLFLIVVGASAESCIQCSSDGNPVCAMAPQNMMAKTCSVSNSTCYTRVVSGVTVRGCTASLNSTIIEACYMNGTCRTCNRTACNNEIFPASRPTCYQCDSSMSPNCTQSSFAIPSPCPFYKEDDRCFIYKSTKRNSFVRGCLSSTANLCRNISQCYVCNGHGCNDLPGNNTLIPNASDSAWRMLGVSLSLLLIGILLSNIA, encoded by the exons AAAGTTGTATACAATGCAGTTCAGATGGAAATCCAGTTTGTGCGATGGCCCCTCAGAATATGATGGCGAAAACCTGTTCAGTTTCGAATTCAACATGCTACACGAGGGTAGTTT CGGGTGTGACTGTTCGAGGTTGCACCGCAAGTTTAAATTCAACTATCATCGAAGCTTGCTACATGAATGGAACCTGCCGAACTTGCAATCGAACCGCTTGCAATAACGAA ATCTTCCCTGCGAGCCGACCGACATGCTATCAATGCGACAGTTCAATGAGTCCCAACTGCACTCAAAGCTCTTTCGCGATACCATCGCCTTGTCCATTTTACAAGGAGGATGATCGCTGCTTCATCTACAAGTCAA CTAAAAGGAACTCGTTCGTGCGAGGGTGTCTTTCATCGACTGCAAACCTTTGCCGGAATATATCGCAGTGCTATGTATGCAATGGTCACGGATGCAACGATCTCCCTGGTAACAACACGTTGATCCCCAACGCTAGTGATTCCGCGTGGCGTATGCTTGGGGTGTCACTTTCACTTCTGTTGATTGGCATCCTTCTCTCGAATATTGCCTAA